In Chloroflexota bacterium, the DNA window CGCGCCTGCCAACGATTGTGTGGCGAGCGAATGTTTCGCGACGGTTCGGGTCAGCGCGGCGTGTACCGCGTGCGGCTTGTGCGCCAAGCAATGTCCTACGCGCGCCATCGAATTTCGGAACGACGGCGGCTATTTCGTCCTGGGATTTCAGGCGCATCGTTGTTTTGGCATCGAGTGCCGGATTTGCCAATTGATTTGTCCGGCAAACGCCGTGACGCTTGAACCGGGCATCGCGTCGGTCGCGCTCCAATCGCGCGAACAAATCGTATTGCGTGCGGGTCAACTTGCCTTGTGCGTCAAATGTCAAACGCCGTTCGCCCAGGTCGAAAACGAAACGCAATGCTCGGTGTGCCGTAACGCCAAACCCAGGTATTCCGATCTCGTGCGCGATTTGTTCAAACCCAAGCATGACTCTCCCGAATCGTCTTGACGTATCACACGATAGCGCGATGGCAGAAATTGGCAGATGAGCGTATAATCGAACCCGAAGTTTTCTTCGGGTTTTGTTTATGCAGCGAATCTTGATTATCGCGGACGATCCGCTCGCGCGGGCGGGCATTGCGGCGTTACTGGCAAAGCAACCGAATTGTCAAGTCGTCGGACAAAGTGCGCGCGAAGAAATTATCGCCGATGTCATCGCGGTGTATCGTCCTGATGTGATCGTGGTGGACTGGCGCGTGTCCAGCGACGCGCGCGAGTTTGGCGCGCCCGTGCTCGCGCTCGTGTCCGATGCGAACTCTGCGCGCGAAGCGTGGCTCGCCGGCGCGCGCGGTGTTTTGCTTCGCCAAGCATCGGGCGAACAAATCGCGGCGGCGCTCGGCGCGGTCGTCGAGGGATTGACGGTGTTCGAGCCGTCACTCGCGGCGAGTGTTTTCCCCGCGCGCGAATCGTCGCGCGACGCGCTCCGCGAAGAATTGACGCCGCGCGAATCCCAGGTCTTGCGTCTGCTCGCGGAAGGAAAATCGAACAAGACGATTGCGCGCGAGCTCGACATCAGCGAGCACACAGTCAAATTCCACGTTAATGCCATCCTCGGCAAACTGAACGCGCAGAGCCGCACCGAAGCGGTCGTCATCGCGACGCGGCTGGGACTGGTGATGTTGTAACCACCAAGACCCGCAGGTTTTTTTGAAACCCTGAAGGTCTTGGTCGCCCATCCTTTTTGCCGGGCTGCTTTACCAATCTTGGATCGTCCAGACTCAGTTTAGCGAAAGGCGCCCAAGGTGAACCAGTGAGCAACTCACAACAACCTCTTTTCATCATCAACAGTATGGCTCCCATCCGCATTTGCGACAATGGCGGGTGGACCGACACCTGGTTTGCGCGTTATGGCAAGATCTTCAACATCGCGGTCTCGCCCTATGCGCAAGTCCAAGTGGCTGTTTACCCATCAGGTTCACGGGAACACATCGTCGTGCATGCCGAAAACTATGACGAACGCTACGTTGTGCAGCCAGACCATCACTGGGGCAGGCATCCCCTCATCGAGGCGACTATCGAGTACATGCGAGTTCCATCGGACATGTGTATCGAGGTAACGATTTTTTCGAAAGCGCCCAGCGGGGCTTCCACCGGCACGTCGGCGGCGATGACCGTCGCGTTGATCGCGGCGCTGGATCAACTCGCGCCCGGCTACATGTCGCCACATGAAATGGCAACAGCTGCTCACCGGATCGAGACCGAACTGCTCCATCAGCAATCCGGCATCCAGGATCAACTTGGTGCCGCGTACGGCGGTATCAATTTGATTGAGATGGTCGAGTATCCGCAGGCGTCGGTCTCCGCCATCCAGGTTCCGCCTGCGATTGCACGCGAATTGGAACGACGCTTGGTCCTGATTTATCTTGGCAAGTCACACCATTCCTCTCAAATCCATGAAACCGTCATCCAGTCGCTTACCGATGCGGGACCAGACTGCAAACCCTTGAACGATTTGCGGCGTACCGCTGAACGGTCGCGCGACGCGCTGTACGCCGGCGACTTCGCCGCATTCGGTTCGGCGATGATTGACAACACGGACGCGCAAGGACGGTTACACCCTTCTCTGATCAGCGCCGATGCTCAACGGGTGATTGACATTGCGCAGGCGCACGGTGCGGTGGGTTGGAAAGTGAATGGGGCGGGCGGCGAGGGTGGATCAATCACGCTACTCGGCAATGAGGTTGCACATGCCAAGCGCGAGATGGTCCGTCAGATTGAGCAGGCACACCGACTCTATAAGAACATTCCGATCAACTTGAGTAGCACCGGGGTGTGTGTCTGGCGGGTCAGAGATAATATGGTGATAGACGGTGGCGCATGACTTGGAGTAGGCAATCGTGATGGAGCGACGACCTCATCTGTCAATTCGCTCTATTACAGAGGCGAGAATATCAGCGGAGGAATTGCGATGCGTCTTTCAACAATTCTATAGCAGCGATAAATTACGTCCATCGGAGAAACGCGGCATGGGCATGGGACTGACGATTTGTCGAGAAATTATTTGGCTTGCCGAAGAG includes these proteins:
- a CDS encoding response regulator transcription factor — protein: MFMQRILIIADDPLARAGIAALLAKQPNCQVVGQSAREEIIADVIAVYRPDVIVVDWRVSSDAREFGAPVLALVSDANSAREAWLAGARGVLLRQASGEQIAAALGAVVEGLTVFEPSLAASVFPARESSRDALREELTPRESQVLRLLAEGKSNKTIARELDISEHTVKFHVNAILGKLNAQSRTEAVVIATRLGLVML
- a CDS encoding GHMP kinase, with protein sequence MAPIRICDNGGWTDTWFARYGKIFNIAVSPYAQVQVAVYPSGSREHIVVHAENYDERYVVQPDHHWGRHPLIEATIEYMRVPSDMCIEVTIFSKAPSGASTGTSAAMTVALIAALDQLAPGYMSPHEMATAAHRIETELLHQQSGIQDQLGAAYGGINLIEMVEYPQASVSAIQVPPAIARELERRLVLIYLGKSHHSSQIHETVIQSLTDAGPDCKPLNDLRRTAERSRDALYAGDFAAFGSAMIDNTDAQGRLHPSLISADAQRVIDIAQAHGAVGWKVNGAGGEGGSITLLGNEVAHAKREMVRQIEQAHRLYKNIPINLSSTGVCVWRVRDNMVIDGGA